In one window of Nerophis ophidion isolate RoL-2023_Sa linkage group LG05, RoL_Noph_v1.0, whole genome shotgun sequence DNA:
- the LOC133552381 gene encoding transmembrane protein 271-like, translating into MKVSGQGLCVVLSSCLVLVCALSELLVGFRCLSLGSSVKEHFHLGAAAGAFYSGMLLGSGQVLLGVALLCCSGKPRGGNLVLLGVLVFLLGVLTAFSGAVVDGDAASLADRKYSHYCLQPAPPSPACARLRDYQRSLLLSAVLSTLECLLGLFHLLLLQRYKASRPGHRHTSGPIIFGEERDVSSADFQPVSYINLALFNVLDETGAEVCRGGHPSIELPGYSPADPDLDRCFPFSYPLPSDLPPAYEDIFPAEARDT; encoded by the coding sequence ATGAAGGTGAGCGGCCAAGGACTGTGCGTCGTCCTGTCCAGCTGCCTCGTCCTGGTGTGCGCGCTCAGCGAACTTCTTGTCGGCTTCAGATGCCTTTCTTTGGGCTCCTCCGTCAAAGAACATTTCCACCTGGGCGCCGCGGCGGGGGCTTTCTACTCCGGGATGCTGCTGGGCTCCGGCCAGGTCCTGCTGGGTGTCGCGTTGCTCTGCTGCAGCGGGAAGCCGCGAGGCGGGAACTTGGTGCTGCTGGGCGTGCTGGTCTTCCTGTTGGGGGTCCTCACCGCCTTCTCCGGCGCGGTGGTGGACGGAGACGCCGCTTCTCTGGCGGACAGGAAATACTCGCACTACTGTCTCCAGCCGGCGCCGCCGAGCCCGGCCTGTGCGCGGCTGAGGGACTACCAGCGGAGCCTGCTCCTGTCCGCCGTGCTCAGCACGCTGGAGTGTCTGCTGGGGCTCTTCCACCTGCTGCTCCTCCAGCGCTACAAGGCCAGCAGGCCGGGTCACAGGCACACGTCCGGACCCATCATCTTCGGCGAGGAGCGGGACGTCTCCTCAGCGGACTTTCAGCCGGTGTCTTACATCAATTTGGCGCTTTTTAACGTCTTGGACGAGACCGGCGCGGAGGTGTGCCGCGGCGGGCACCCGTCCATCGAGCTGCCGGGTTACTCCCCCGCAGACCCGGACCTCGACCGCTGCTTCCCCTTCTCTTACCCGCTGCCCAGCGACCTGCCGCCGGCCTACGAGGACATCTTCCCCGCTGAGGCGCGCGACACATAG